TTACGAAGGAACAACTGGTATGGGCACTATACTGCGATTTGGTCTGCCTGGATCACGATGGTTGCATATTCGATGCGTCGATGGTGGCTTTGGTGGCCGCGCTGCATACCCTCCGCTTGCCGCAGGTTAAGCACAATCCGGACACGGACGAACGCGAGGTGGATGAGGATGGTGAACGAATTGCGTTGAAATTGAAATCGATCCCAGTGACGACATCGTTTGCGGTGTTTGGTGGTCGAATTATTGCCGATCCGACGGCGGAGGAGGAAGCACTGGCCACATCGACCATTACGATTACGATTTGCGATGCCACCCTGAGTTACATCAACAAGAGCGGTGGCGATCCGCTGGAGCAGAAACTGCTCGACGAATGCATTGAGAATGCAATGAAAAGGGAAAAGTCTGTGAGGGGTTTGATACGAAAGATGGTTAAGAATCGAAAGTAAGTAGTTAATTTAAAATGCATATATTGTTTAGGAATAGATACAAAAGAACAGTCCATGTGAGTAATTTATCATTCATCTATATCGATATCCAATTATTTTCGTGGTATAGATTGCTTCGACAAATCTGAAAAGGAAATTCTGTGATACACGTTTTTGGAATTTAGGATCTGTCTTATTTCCCGACCTAAGTATTCTTTAACTATTAAGTCTCCATTCTTTTCGGCTATTACGTCTATTTCGCTGTCCACGACAGTTCTGCAAAACATCTCCCATTTGATCGATTGCTATTGATGATTGTTCTTCCAATTattttccactccgggtggcgtAATATAGGAATATAGGAAtttaggcaattaactttgaatgaacgGTTTTGATGAGTTCAGATTTCGATACCATTCTAGGCTGCTCTTTGCGTTACATATTCAAGAAACGTACCATGCGATGCGTTCAACAAAAGGCAGTTCGATGGGTCAATGGCGAAATATctaaaaaaggaggacatttttgCCCAAAAGGAGGCCTTttgatttttcattgaaaagGAGGGCATGTCCTCCTTCACGATACCATTTGGTCACCCTAACTGAAAATGTTCTTATTAAAGATGCCCTTATAGagtaagagtgaaatcaggagtgattcagtttcattccaaatgttcgaccactattctagctTGAATCTTgagccaaatagaacaaactcgctggtttccccagcagtgttctatttatgtttttcaaattttcaattaaatgaaatcatcatgttggcgccaagaaaggcgccgtaattgcaaagtggattgatccgtagatgaaatggacgcattcatacaccaaaacaattggaaaatatttgaatctcgtgattcaatcgtggttcaaatctgcagaaaatagaacggatcgttataccagttttattttttgacatttgactggtataaaaaatgaatctagaacagctgctgggaaaataaatgtttcagattcatattcaaactgatagccccgaacgatttgaatcactgctgattttaccctaAGCTTCTGCATGTCAAATAAATTTCGACGATTCATATACTTTATTAATTTATATACAATTACTCAgtgataaaaatattaaaattatttgtggggtttgagtaagttattttatttactcggcctcttcttgtcagaaTTCAACCACGCAACCACGGAGAGCTGTTGTCATAAAcatttcgctccggccatttggggtcaCACATTTTGACGATCCTGGCAAGTTACTTTTTTGGTccctgacgctgatttcaaaaggtgagttgtaTTCGAGGGGTTAATGTGCTAAttattgaattctcgcttaacttttcaaaaggacctaagtaacatttttttcatgaattattaatttgaatagcgcaatcaacataacaacatgaaagctattgattgcgctattcaaattaattcataaaaaaaatgttacttagcgCGGCGGGACGtctgctggaaaatggattgtggtctTGGAAATCACAAAGCGGGGCGAGACGTCCCCTGAAAAacgaattgtggtttggaaaatcacaaggcgcgtctgaaagaccgctaaAAATGGATTATGATTATTGTTTgggaaatcacaaaacgcgtcgggaaaaccgctggaaaagtggttgtggtttggaaaatcacaaagtgcgtGTCTGTCCGCTTGAAAacgaattgtggtttggaaaatcacaaagcgcgtctgaaagaccgctggaaaatggattgtggtttgggaaatcacaaagcgcgtcgggaaaaccgctggaaaagtggttgtggtttggaaaatcacaaagtgcgtGTCTGTCCGCTTGAAAacgaattgtggtttggaaaatcacaaagcgcgtctgaaagaccgctggaaaatgaattgtggtttgggaaatcacaaagcgcgtcgggaaaaccgctggaaaagtggttgtggtttggaaaatcacaaagtgcgtGTCTGGTAGACCGcttgaaaacggattgtggtttggaaaatcaaaaaGCGTATCTGGAAAACCGTTGAAAAAGTGGTTGTGGTTTAGAAGATCACAAAGCGGACTTCCGCTGAAAAACGGATTCTAGTTCGGAAAATCACAAGCCCGTCTGGACGTCCGCTAGAAAAGGGATTGTtgctttgaaaatcacaaagtgtgTCTGGAAGagcgctggaaaatggattgtggttgggAAAATAACAAAGCGCGCCTGGAAAACCGCTGGAAAAGtggttgtggtttggaaaatcacaaagcgcgtctgggagaccgctagaaaatggattgtggtttggtttggaaaatcacaaagcgtctggaagaccgctggaaaatggattgtggtttggaaaataacAAAGCGCGCCTGGAAAACCCCCGGAAAAATGGTTATGGTTTGGAAAAACACAAAGTgtgtctgaaagaccgctgcaaaacggattgtggttagGAAAATCACAGACCGCGTCGGGACGTCCGctagaaaacggattgtggtttggaaaatcacaaagcgcgtcagAGAGACctctggaaaatggattgtggtttggaaaataacaaagcgcgcctggaaaaccgctggaaaagtggttgtggtttggaaaatcacaaagcgtgtctggaagaccgctggaaaatggattgtggtttggaaaatcacaaagcgtgcctggaagaccgctgtggtttggaaaataaaaaagggcGTCTGGACGTCCGCTAgtaaacggattgtggtttggaaaatcacaaagcgtgtctggaagaccgctggaaaacggattgtggtttggaaaattacaaagcgcgtctggacgaccgctggaaaatggattgtggtttagaaaataaCAATGCGCGCCTGGAAAACCGCTGGAAAAGtggttgtggtttggaaaatcacaaagtgtgtctggaagaccgctggaaaatggattgtggtttagaaaatcacaaaacgtgtctggaagaccgctggaaaatggattgtggtgtggaaaatcacaaagcgcgtctggaaaaccgctggaaaatggattgcggAGTGGGAAataacaaagcgcgtctggaaaaccgctggaaaagtggttgtggtttagaaaatcacaaagcgcggcGGGACttccgctggaaaacggattctagttcggaaaatcacaaagcccGTCTGAACGTCCGctagaaaacggattgtggtttggaaaatcacaaagtgtgcctggaagaccgctggaaaacggattgtggtttggaaaattacaaaGCATGTccggacgaccgctggaaaatggattgtggtgtggaaaatcacaaagcgcgtctggaaaaccgctggaaaagtggttgtggtttggaaaagcacaaagtgcgtctggaagaccgctggaaaagtggttgtggtttggaaaattacaaagcgtgtctggaagaccgctgaaaaacggattgtggttagGAAAATCACAGACCGCGTCGGGACGTCCGctagaaaacggattgtggtttggaaaatcacaaagctcgTCTgagagaccgctggaaaatggattgtagtgtggaaaattacaaagcgcgtctggaaaaccgctggaaaagtggttgtggtttgaaaaatcgttGCGTTTGAAAAACCGTTGGAAAACGGTTTgtgttttggaaaatcacaaagcgcggcGGGACttccgctggaaaacggattctagttcggaaaatcacaaagcgcgtctggacgtGCGCTAGAAaaaggattgtggtttggaaaatcacaaagtgcgtcGTTTCCCAACGGTTTTCAAACGCacttgtgattttccaaaccacaaccaCTTTTCCAGCAgttttccagacgcgctttgtgattttccaccCCACAAtctttcagacgcgctttgtgattttccaagaCAAGACAAAGTCGAAAGAATTTTCTCTAAATTACAAAACGCAAATGCAGAAGAATCATGACGTCTAGTGAAACCAAACACATcttccttttttgcctttctcgtacaacaaagttgtaccgaaaggctatcatttcactccaaaattaAACTCTTTGTAGAAGTCTCGGAgatccatgatgttatataccaatcgactcagctcgtcgagctgaaaaaaatgtctgtctgtccgtgtgtatgtgtgtgtgtgtgtgcacacgaaaatcgaaaaacattagccactttttcatatagtaatttgttaaccgattttctcgtaacaagttgcattcgactggggacaaagccttgttgatgactattgaatttgataacgatcgaccattgcgtttaaaagttattaagaaaatggaatctaaATGTATAAGCGTCTTGGCTAAAtgtgagaaaggcagtatcatcaCTCGGAGAATTAAGTTGGTTTTTAATTATGGTACCACGTGGTACGCCAGTTGATTCATAAGTATAAGATTGCTTGTGTTCTCCTGTGCGCGTGactgtgaccaacatctagtttgcttcggcctagcagccaaagtactggtacactggattctgtctttacacgatttacattttcttaattttgcactcatcctaaatgtttaacgcatattaattatcacgtgatttttctttgatttattcaggattttttgaaacatgttgcaaagattttggtggtaaatttaaGTCACACGAATCCCGTGTACTATAAATGTCAAATCAATGTTGTTGATGAAATGAAACATTCAGTAGGCCTAATGCGAGCCACATCTGACCGCCCAATTATTAAAAATCAGAGCAATTGGAAAATGTATCGTCAGTCACATAGTGAACCATCTTTGGAATAAGGTGTTCTAAGAGTCTCCCGCTTGCTTACAGTTAGAATAAACTTCACAACAGCCTTCTACTTTTTTGTATTtaggccaataaaaaaaacatgagaCTCAACCCATGCAcatcaaattattcaaaaagacataaaatggcagcatttcatcacatgatccaagAGGATGCAGACGATGCGAAGTAGGACTCTACGCCGAAACGAACTAACCATgctgacaccgatcgatgaatcGTTGAATAGACAATTTCAACACATCATCAACCAGCTAAGCCATCAACTTAGGAAATTCGGCATTGATtcagtattctccagcagaagcaatcaattTAAGACATTGTTGGGCTGGAGTTTCTGTAGAAATGTTAAACAAGGGgtttataaaataaattgtttataTTCGCTCTTATACGCACAGTACACTCTTTGTCAAAGTGAGATTAATGTCACGTCTGCCTGCTGCCATTTCGATAGCTAACCAGTCTGATAAATGTCTGAGTGAAGTtgacaaaataatatttataattacGACAGAGTGTACTACGTGCTTAACTTAGACATAACAAGTATAAATTTTGACCATTCCGCATAAACAAGGTTTTAACAGTGCTACTAAATGATTGTGAATGAATGAAACATACTAATACGAACTCATCTTGAGACCAGCGATCCAGCGGTCAGCGAGAAACTGAGAAACGGTACATGTTGTATGCGCATGAAGGAACAGGTTGAACCGCAGTGGTAGAAGTGTGTTTTGCAAATATCTCCCctagtttttgtttttatttgggTTATTATCAGTGTGGCAGATTATAAGTTGCTGCTATAGTAAGCAACAGAAGCGGTGTCATTTAGTAGTGGATATCATTCGAATTCTGTAATTCGAAGACTTATTCATCCCACTGGAATGTAATGTTAATCGAGAACTATCGTGCCGGTACTACGATTACGAAGATAACATTCCTTCAGTGGTGTTGTTTGCCTATTGAGTTGTGGTGTTGGTGAAGATGCTGTAGCAGTGGAGTTAATCATAAATGCCGTGGGAAGCAAAGGAAGGATTGTCCTTCAGTCAGTATTAGTAGTTAGCAGGTACGCGTTGAAGTTGTATGATGTGCGAGGTGTCTTTCTACGGTAGACAGCTCTTACCCTACTTAGGTTGGTTGACAGTCCCAGAATTTGATGACACCGCAGCAATACACACCAACTAGTCAAACATCCCACTAGAAACAACTGCTGAGAATTGCAAAAGATTCTTTGCTGAAAAGTGAGACGTAGACAGTCTAAACATCGAAGTTGGTTGCAATCGCTTCATCCGCGACAGCTCTTCAAACAGAACGAGTGTTTGGGCGTTTTGTTTTGTCCCACCGCGGACCTCTAAATTGGCCTAAATTAGGTAAGTACGACTATATTTCATATTCATTTTTATCAGCGTCGACAGTCTAACTTGTAGTGCGGGACGCATATTACTTCCATCGTGCGGAATGACGATGGAGCATAAATTAATGTGATAATCAGcggatttttttctcacagaGTTTGAACCAACGACCGCAAGAAATCTGTTGCTCAAAGTGACTTCTTGTTTTGTGTTTTTACATTTCAAGAGGTCAACTAACGGCAAAGCATATTAAAGTGAAAGTAGCAGTGCATCTAACCAGTACCTACCGAAGCAGGATGGAGCATATGTAAGAACGAAGGACATGACTAGGTCGTCATAAAACCAGTATTAGGATCACCCCCATTCTCGTCACGATCTGAAACAGAGTGCCAGCTCATACGAGCCTAGTTGGAATTAAATAACAGACGCAAAAGGTAAATATGGTTTTTATTGATAGGGACGAAGTGGCGTATGAAATTGTGTTCTTATCATGACATCTGTGTTGTCACGCTATGGCATACTCTGTCAATCAAAACGAATGATTGTTAAAGGGAAGTGTTCAAAGAAAATGTACATTGCGACAGAAAGGTGACAAAAATATAAGTGTGTTATAACGGTTTTGTGCCATTCCTTAGCTCAGCTCAGTGATAATCTGAGCCACTACTTTGAAACAAGTTGATGCAACTATGGAAATGTTTGATAAACACTCTGTTGCAGAATAGCCAACTGATAGGAGCAATTTGGTATCAGATTAGTAGCTGATAAGGGGAAACTTGACTTATTAATTAAACTATAATAAATTACGATTTGCAGACTAGTTGATTTTTCACAGGAGATTTTTCCTGTGTCCTCTAGTTGGTAAAGATCGTGTGTCGGAAACTGATTAATCGCAGACAATTTTCACCAGCTTGTTTGGTTTGACTTGAAGGTGTCGCAGATGAGATAGAGCACAGTTTTGCCTCACGGAGGAACCGTATGTGAAGATTGGTCTGAAAACACATTTGAAAGCAGTAGCTTACTATTCAGTTGAAGAGACGATCTTCGGTTGATCAACGAGTGCAAGGAACCCTTCTGACTATTGATTTAGTTGATTTATCAATTAGTCAAAACGCAGCTTTTCGTCCATCATTAGTCCCAGTTGACATTAACAGATGTAGGAGAACTTCTTGCAGCTCTTCTTCGTGTGAAAAGTATCGCTGAACAAGCTTAACTATAGAAAACTCAAAGAAATCCTATAGCATATGacgcaatgatttttttcactaaGTTATTTGCGCGAGATGAAGATGAACAATGAACATGTTGCATTTGAGAAACCGATTAACtcctttgaaaactgaactcgaactccaaaataaatcGTGGTTTTCAATCGCAGAACAACGATATGGAAGTCAATAGATTGTATCGTTTaaatgttacaataaattgatACCTAGTAGCTGTTatgatggggccctccttagccgtgcggtaaaacgcggctacaaagcaagaccatgctgagggtggctgggttcgattcccggtgccggtctagacaattttcggattggaaattgtctcgacttccctgggcataaaagtatcatcgtgttagcctcatgatatacgaatgcaaaaatggtaacttggcttagaaacctcgcagttaataactgtggaagtgcttaatgaacactaagctgtgaggcggctctgtcccagtgtggggatgttatgccaataagaagaagaagaagaagctgttATGATATTGATCTCTCAAAAAACATTATAGATTGCAGCAATAGTCTAAATATCTTACTCCGTCCATTTAAATCAACTATCAGTCTCGTGTATAGTAACACCATCAAGCTGATCTTAAACATATCAATATTGAACTTCCGAACAATAGCctcaaaaatgatatttatctCAAATTCCGCAGAGACATCATACTTGAAtgagatatcatacttaaattTTTGACTTATGCTAACTAGTCAATAATTATTAGCTTTGTGAAAGCTGGCAACGTTTTATAACTTCGTGCTTCGTGAATTTCGGATATCTGATCCAATGGGTAATTCCGCCTTGACTACTAAGTCAGAGAATTCtaaaataaacttcaagatagTATATTttgccttccaaacaattgtgcAGCATACGATAGTTCTCCATGTTTCTTAGATGTCGTTAGTACTAGTTTTACTGGTCGTTTCATGTACACTAAAGCTGTCAAAATGCATACATTTCCAACTaatattttttaatcaaaattaatgCTTCTAGAACTCACCTTGGGATTTCTAGATCTCGAAGTCTCcctgacgcgctttgtgattttccaaaccacaatccattttccagcggcctTCCAAACGCACTTGgtggttttccaaaccaaaatGCAGAATCGGTAGCAATTCAACCCACTTTACCGTGGAGgcaccatatttgacgcagttaagaaaattttgaaaagaataattattgaaaaagtaATTGCAAAATGGATTCGCCTAATATTCTGCATAACGAGCTTTCTACTATTATAGAATGTGTACAAATAATGAAACTTCGAAATATAAGtttatttcttagttttttAGTCTGTTTTTATGTGGTACTTGAGGTGCTCAACTTGACGCACTAGTTTtaccatgttcctaatttgacgcaaagttgttcctaatttGACGCACTTTGAAATTGTGTTAAACTCCATCAAATAAACgccttattttttgtttatataatGACAGTGCAAAATAACTTTGCACGTCATAAAACAACAAGTTAATTCATTTTACAAAGcagcatttcatttatttttgttcaGTTGTTCTGCAAGTTATATGCTACGTGGCATATAAGAgttttgttagtttcatgtACCCAATGCATCAATCAAAATGCTTCTCAATTAGGTGTAAGAGTAATGTCAAAACATATATTCACGGGAGAACTAACTTTGACATTTCATTGCATAACCAGCCTATCATGGTCTGTTGCATTTGTAATAAAAACCACTTTCTTTGGTAAACTGCAATTTTGAATCTATAAACTGAGACAGATACAAGGAACGCAACCTGTATATGAACATTTTTAGAACATCGTTGAAGCTACCAATATGCAAATGCTACTTGACCAGCATATATATATCTCAAAAATATGAGCTGTCCGTctatatacattttttcaataaactattaACGTAAACTGAAGCTTATATAAGAAAGGcaggcatatttttgtttgatttcctATTCAGGGTTGCCTGACTAGTGGCTTGCATAGCAATAGAGTAATTAATTAAAATTGCGTTCATTTTTTTGGCATGTTAGAATTTCGTACAGAGAAAGTAAATTGAATTGTATGATACTAATTTATTATATAATATTATTTTCTCGCGAAAATCTCAAAACCAGCAAAGAAAAACTGCATAATTACCAAATACCGTGTAAAAAACGCGTGAAAAAAAACGCATCAAAATCGAAGACAGTATAAGGCATACTACCATGGGTTGGACACTTAGTGGAATAATACAATGTTGATTAATATTCTAAGTAGTAGAGATTTAgtttaaataaaatgaaaacataTTGCTTATTCTAAGAGTATTATTGAGGTTTCTAAGCACTGCATTTTATATTCGTCTGATAAGGTTAATTAGGAACATCAAAATGAATTGTGAGCCTAATTTGACGCAGAACATTTTGGGTTGAAAAATGCGTTCGAATGTTGCAATGTTCAGCATAAAAGGAAAAGCTTACTCATAATGCTCGGCTGTTTGTAGGTAGGGGTCGAAAATTGTCACAAAAGTAATTTTGCGAGCAAAAAATGATCATCGATCCTTAGTATTGTGGCTAAGAAAGCGAAAAATTGACGCATTATGAGTATGACCTCCATATATTTGATTCGGATAAGTTAATTCTTCATCGATAATATGCTTTTTATGCAATACtaacagacccgacgaacttcgtttcgcctaaaattgatttattttctgattagatctcgagttatgaagaaattggtgtttcatttgtatgggaccccccctttccaaagcggggaggggtctcgaaccatcttaagaaccttccccggccccaaaaacctctacatacaaattttcacgtcgatcggttcagtagtttctgagtctataaggcacagacagacagaaattcatttttatgtatatagaagaagaagatacgcAAAGAAGAAGAGCAAATAAAGCCATCTAGCTTGAttctttgatatatttttggcgAAAACAAGTTTTATGAATCATTTGATATGAAAGTGCGCCAAGTTTGGACCTGCGTCAAATATGGTACTTCCACGGtactttgtgattttttaaatttcaaatatttcattcttTGCACATTAACCACTTGTATTCAATTCACCTTTTGAAAGCAGCGTCAGaatcgaaaaaataaaaaataaaaataaaaataatgcaactagcgctctaactccgttattagttgaattctaataacgaaccattaggcaaagttgtagaaaaaccttcgtactagaagtccaccatacaacaaattttgaaattcagcttctgtaatgtgttgttgacaaactactaaatgatcgaacgcaaattactgaatgatcgttaacatcttTGATAGAAACCTGTAGGGGAAAATcactggtcggttgtcggcaccccgaCGT
The nucleotide sequence above comes from Armigeres subalbatus isolate Guangzhou_Male chromosome 3, GZ_Asu_2, whole genome shotgun sequence. Encoded proteins:
- the LOC134227269 gene encoding exosome complex component RRP43-like isoform X2 yields the protein MDLKTYKKIHPVKYYKDYLEHNIRPDGREIGDLRPLAINFGSIKTADGSAIVKIGNTTVVCGIKAELAPPKPVAPETGYLVPNIEISPLSSPKYRPGPPSEEAQVYSCSLADAIINSGCVNLNDLCITKEQLVWALYCDLVCLDHDGCIFDASMVALVAALHTLRLPQVKHNPDTDEREVDEDGERIALKLKSIPVTTSFAVFGGRIIADPTAEEEALATSTITITICDATLSYINKSGGDPLEQKLLDECIENAMKREKSVRGLIRKMVKNRKIQPRNHGELLS
- the LOC134227269 gene encoding exosome complex component RRP43-like isoform X1 yields the protein MDLKTYKKIHPVKYYKDYLEHNIRPDGREIGDLRPLAINFGSIKTADGSAIVKIGNTTVVCGIKAELAPPKPVAPETGYLVPNIEISPLSSPKYRPGPPSEEAQVYSCSLADAIINSGCVNLNDLCITKEQLVWALYCDLVCLDHDGCIFDASMVALVAALHTLRLPQVKHNPDTDEREVDEDGERIALKLKSIPVTTSFAVFGGRIIADPTAEEEALATSTITITICDATLSYINKSGGDPLEQKLLDECIENAMKREKSVRGLIRKMVKNRKLLFALHIQETYHAMRSTKGSSMGQWRNI